The DNA window TTTGTGATCACGAAGGCTGGCTCGTCCGTTACAATTCGGAGGCGGCCGGGCTTTGGGGGCGATCTCCTTCCCTGATCGAGAAACGCGAGCGCTTCTGCGGCTCGCATCGCCTGTTCCTTATCGACGGCACACCCCTGGCTCGCGAGGACTGCCCCATGGCGACGGCGGTCCGAACCGGCGCGGCGACGCGAAATGCCGAAGTCATAATGGAAAGGCCGGATGGGTCGCGTTTCGTCGCCCTCGTCAATATCCGCGCCCTTGAAGACCAGAATGGCAGGATTCAAGGAGCGATAAACTGTTTTCAGGACATCTCCGCACACAAGGCGATGGAGGAAGAAGTTCGTCGCAAAAGCGCCGACCTCGAGGATTTCTTTGAAAACAGTGCGATCGGACTTCATATCGTGAGCGGCGACGGGATTATTCAGCGCGCGAACAAGGCCGAGCTTGCGCTGCTCGGCTACACCGCTGAAGAGTATATCGGCCGGCACATAGCCGAATTCCACGCGGATGCGCCGGTTATCGGCGATATCCTCCAGAAGCTGTCCTGCGGTGAAAAGCTGGACCGCTATCCTGCGCGTCTCCGCGCCAAGAATGGATCCTTCAAGCACGTGCTGATCACATCCAACAGCCGCTTTGAAGAGGGGAAATTCGTTAACACACGCTGCTTCACGACCGATGTGACGGGACTTTATGAGGCCGAGAGCGCACGTCGTGAGAGCGAGAGCCGTCTGGCGGCGACCTATGAAGCCGCGACCATCGGCATTGCGGAAACCGATGCAGAGGGACGTCTGCTTCGCGTGAACGACGCCCTTTGCAAGATGCTGTGGCGCTCCCGCGAAAAACTCCTGTCCATGACCTTCTTCGACTACACGCAGGAAGACGACCGCAGGAAGGATGCCGCCCTCTACGAACGTCAAATCCGCGGAGAGCTCGACAGCTATGTGCTGCGCAAACGGGCAAACCGGAGCGACGGCACAACTGTCTTCCTCGATATCCATAGCTCGTGTGTAAGGGATGCTTCCGGCAGCTTTCGCTATGGCGTGCGCGTGATACAGGATGTTACCGAGGCGAAGCACATGGAGGACCGGATACGCGAAAGTGAACAGCGAATGCGCGATCTGCTCGAAGCACTGCCTGCTGCGATATATACGACCGATGCGGCGGGTCGCATCACCTTCCACAACAAGGCAGCAGTGGAGATGGCCGGGCGGACTCCCCAAGCCGACGATTTGTGGTGCGTGACGTGGCGCCTCTACAATGCGGACGGCAGTTCCCTGCCGCACAACCAATGTCCAATGGCGGTGACGCTGAAGGAAAATCGCCCGGTGCGTGGGGTGGAGGCCATAGCCGAGCGGCCCGATGGCACGCGCGTTCCGTTCATCCCCTATCCGACACCTCTTCGTGACGCTCAGGGGAGACTCGTCGGAGCCATAAACATGCTCGTCGACATCACCGAACGCAAACAGGCCGAGAGCAGACAGAAGGTCCTCATCGCCGAACTCAATCATCGGGTGAAGAACACTCTCGCGACGGTGCAGTCGCTGGCGGGGCAAACGGCACGTCATGCCGAGAGTCCGGAGGACTTTGTTCACCGGTTCGAAGCGCGGCTGCTTGCTCTCTCGCGCGCCCACGATTTGCTCACCAAGCGGCATTGGGAGCATGCCCCCCTGGATTTGCTTGCCCGTGAGGTTCTGATGGCTCTCGCCGATGGAGCGGCTGAGCGGATTGTGATCGATGGCCCTTCCGTCGATCTCAATCCTCGCGCGGCCTTAAGCTTCACAATGGCTCTCAATGAGCTTGCCACGAATGCAGTAAAATATGGAGCGCTGGCGTCAGAGACGGGCACATTATCAGTGGTCTGGCGCTTGCACCTGGAGGCCGGCACACAGATGCTAGGTCTCGAGTGGCGTGAGGGCGGAGGGCCGCCGGTAAGACCGCCCACGCGACGCGGATTTGGCACCCGGTTGATTGAACGCTGCATCGAGCGCGACCTCGGGGGCGAACTTGACCTCGCCTTTGACCTGGCGGGGGTTTCCTGCCGCATCTCGCTTCCCATCGGCCTGGCGAATGCATGACCGAACTGTCTGGCCTCAGGGTATTCCTTGTAGAGGACGAAGGCTTTGTGGCCCTCATGATCGAGGACATGCTCCTGGATCTAGGCTGCGAGATCGCGGCGTCGGTGGCACAACTCACCGAAGCGCGCGAAATTGCAGCCACCATAGAGGCCGATCTTGCGGTGTTGGACGTCAACCTGGACGGTCGTCTCGTCTTTCCCGTCGCAGAAATCCTGCGTGAGCGCCGGATACCGCTCGTCTTCAGTACCGGGTATGGAGCGAGGGGCTTGCCTCCTGAGTTCGCCGGCCATCCTGTACTTGGTAAGCCGTTCTTGATGGGAGAGCTGCAGAAAAAAATCGCGTTGGCCCTCGGACATTGATGCGATTGGGCAAGTGCTCCACGCACCGCAAAGCTCCCGCTTGCGGAGCTTCTCGAAAGTTGTCGTTCGCGCAATCGCTCAAGTCAGACGTTCCCGGAAGTCAGCGCAGGTCCTAGTCTGTCCGCGGCGACGATGCCGTTGCAACTGCTGATATGGATCATTCTCCATTGCCGCAACGCTTTGCCGGCCTATGAGTTAGGGCTTCAGCAAACAGGTACATCCCATGCAAGAAAAAGAGCTCGACGAAGCAGCGGCGCCGGCCCATGAGCGTTCGACCGAACCACCGCAGGTCATTATCGTTGACAAGTCCCTGAAGGCGCTGGGAATAGGGACCTTCCTGATCATTTTGGTCGTGGCGCTCTATTTCGGGCGTGATTTCCTCCTGCCCGTCGTGCTGGCCTTCCTCTTCGCCCTCGTTCTTGGCCCAGTGGTGCGATCTCTTGCCAGACGAGGTGTTCCTGAATGGGCCACCGCGATATTGCTTGTAGTCATACTCTCTGCGGTCATCGCGTCCGCGCTCTACTCGCTGAGCGGACCGGTCGCGCAGTGGATCGAGGATGCGCCGCGCATCGGCCGCGAAGTGCAGGATCGCATCGCGACGCTACGTCGCCCGGTGGATGCGGTGGTGGAAGCGTCCGAGCAGGTTGAGCAACTCGCCGAATCCGAGAACCCGGAAGCGCAGCGTGTCGTCTTGAGCGAGCCGGGTCTCATCAGCCGCGCCGCCAGCGGAGCGCCCGAGGTCGCCGCACAGATCGGTGTCACTCTTATTCTGCTCCTCTTTCTACTTTCCTCCGGCGATATGTTCTATGAAAAGCTGGTGAGATCGCTGCCCACGCTTTCGGACAAGAAGCGTGGATTGCGAATTGCCCGGACGGTCGAGCGGGAGGTATCCCGCTATCTTTTCACCATCTCGCTCATCAATGTCGGCCTCGGCGCCGCTATTGCGGCGAGCATGTTTGCGATCGGCATGCCCAATCCCGTACTCTGGGGCGTTCTGGCTGCTCTGTTGAACTTCGTTCCCTATCTCGGAGCCTTGCTCGGCGTCGTTCTTGTCGGTCTGGTCGCCTTGGTCTCCTTCGATACGATCGGACCGACGCTCCTTGCGCCGCTGATCTATCTTGCCTGCACTACCATCGAGGGACAGTTGGTCACGCCGCTGGTCATCGGTCGCCGGCTTGAAATGAACCCAGTGGTGATTTTCCTGGCCATCGCATTCTGGGGGTGGCTGTGGGGAATAGTCGGCGCGCTCATCGCGGTTCCGCTTCTCGTCAGTCTCAAGGTGTTCGCCGATCACGTTGAAGGCCTCGCGGCCTTGGGAGAATTCCTGGCGGGGCGCGATGTGCCGCAGACGCAGGAAGACGAGGAGAGCAAGCCGGCAGAATCTTCCTAGTTTTCCGCGACCAAGCGCTACAGATGGCGGCTTCCAACAGCGGCAACGACCAGAAGCGTCGGAACCAAACGGCTCGTCGGCTGTTCGGATACGCCGACATGTCCGCCCGCGGTTCCCGGATACTGCGTCGGTGCCACGGAGGTTCCCAATGCCCGCGTCAGCCGTTCGAGAGGGGATGGGCGCCATCGTTCACGATGACGGTGTCGCATTTCGTGTATGGGCGCCACATGCCGACGCGGTATTTGTCACCGGCTCGTTCAACAACTGGTCGGATGACGAAGTCCAGATGGAGGCGGAAGGCGATGGAATCTGGTACGCCGATGTGGCCGGAGCAAAACCCGGCGATGAATATCGCTTCTTGATCCGCAACGGTGAGCAGAACCTGTCGCGCATCGATCCGTATGCCCGCGCAGTGACGAGCTCTGTCGGCAACGGAGTTGTCGTCGAGCCTGACGACGACTGGCATGACATCGAGTTTCAAACGCCTCCCTGGAATGAGCTTGTCATCTATGAAATGCATATCGGCACCTTCCACCGTCCGAGCGAGGAACTGCCGGGGACGTTCGAAGATGCAGGCGAAAAGCTGGCTCATTTGAAGCGGCTTGGCGTGAACGCGGTGCAAATCATGCCGGCGATGGAGTTCGCCGGCGACTTCTCATGGGGCTACAATCCCGCCCACATCTATGCCGTCGAGAGCGCCTATGGCGGGCCGGACGGTTTCAAGGCCTTCATCAAGACGGCGCACCAGCACGGAATCGCGGTGATCCTGGACGTGGTCTACAACCATTTCGGCCCAAGTGACCTTGACCTTTGGCAGTTCGACGGCTGGAGCGAAAACGACAAAGGCGGGATCTATTTCTATAACGACTGGCGCAGCGAAACACCTTGGGGCGAGACCCGCCCGGACTACGGCCGCGGCGAAGTGCGGCAGTTCATCCGCGACAACGCCCTCTTCTGGCTCGGCGAGTACCACCTCGACGGGCTGCGTTTCGACATGACGCTTTATATCCGCAATGTGCGTGGAGACGAGGCAGACGAAGGCGATACACTTCCCGAGGGGTGGAGCCTGCTGCAATGGATCAACGGCGAAATCCGCGAACGTTTCCCGGGCCGCATAACCATAGCCGAGGACCTGCGCAACAAGGCCGAAATCACTGCAGCGGTCGAGCAAGGCGGCGCGGCTTTCGGCGCGCAATGGGACTCGGAGTTCGTGCACCCCATCCGACAGGTGCTGATCGCCGGTGACGACGAGGAGCGCCACATGGCGACCGTCGCCCACGCGCTCCAACATTCCTACAATGGCGATCCGTTCCAGCGGGTTGCCTATACTGAATCCCATGACGAGGTGGCCAATGGCCGGGCGCGCGTTCCGCATGAGATCGCCCCCGACGATTCCTCCCATTGGGCAGCACAGAAGCGCTCTACCCTCGGGGCGGCGCTGATGTTCACCGCGCCTGGCATTCCGATGCTTTTCCAGGGCCAGGAATTCCTGCAGGGCGAATGGTTTCAGGATACCGTGCCGCTCGACTGGGACCAGAACGACGAATTCAGCGGCATCGTCCGGCTCTATCGCGACCTCATTCGCCTTCGTTTGAATCGTTCTGACGTTACCCGCGGCCTGCTCGGACGCAACATAACGATCTTCCGCGTGGACGAGGAGCGGAAGCTTCTCGCCTTCCACCGATCGGCGGAAAGTGGGCCGCGGGATGACGTGATTGTCGTCGCGAGCTTCAGCCACGCGCCGCGGGAAACCTATCGTATCGGCTTTCCCCGTCAAGGCGTATGGAAGCTCCGTCTGAACACCGATTGGGTTGGCTACAGTCCCGATTTCGGCGGTTTCTCCAGCCGGGATGCCATCGCTGAACCCGGCGAGTGCGACGGAATGGCATGGTCAGGCGAGATTGCGGTCGGGCCCTACAGCGCATTGATTTTTTCGCAGGACGAGTAGCCGGGCCACCATCATACGACCTGGAGCTTACATTGTCGCGCGCTTTAGAAGACTTGGACGAGCATCGAGCGCACTGCTGTTGAACGAACAAAAAGCGGTGAGCATAAAAAAATCATCGGGTCGGGCATGTGCTCGGGCCGCCGCCTTCGTAGCAGTGCGCCATGAACTCGGCCTTGTATGTGGCCATGTCCACGTTCACCGGGCAGTCGGTCCTGCCCCCCTACTTAGCGCCCATCCGCAACGACCGATGACCAGAAGGGCTGCGGCGGCGAAAAGACCAATGCTCGTCCACACAAGCGGCGGCGCAGCGCTTTCCTGGATCGATGTCGCTTGGAAAAGCACCAGAAAATGAAAGATCACCGGTTGGAGAAGGCTGTGCCCACGGAGGTACATCCAGGTAACCAGCACTGTCACGGGGAGTGCCATGGCAGCAAATTCGAAGTAGGAAACGCCGGACGGCAAGATCGAACGCGCAAGGACCGGGATGACGAACGCAGGCGCATGCCAGGCAATCCAGATCAAGCCGAGGACGAGGGCGGCCGCAAGGGCGCTCATCCGCTGCATCAGGCGTGGCAACGCATAGCCGCGCCAGCCGATCTCTTCTCCTAGCGGGCTGCAGAGGAATCCGAAGACAAAGAAATACGCCGCCGAGGTCCAGTTCTCGGGGCCGAAACGCGAAAGCGACACCCCTGCAAGCATGTGAGCGATGAAGAGCGCCGCCACCTGTAGGCCGAGCGGGAGGAGGATCGCAGCCGCCCACCAACGCCATCCTGTCCCGAAGACGAAGAGTCCGGAGACGAGAACTGCCATACCCCGCCACCCCTTCTCGCGGTAGCCCATCAGCAGTCCGGAAAAGCCCGGACCCCAGAGAGCGATGAAGAGGAGCAGGTTGGCAAGTGGATCGAAACGCTCGAATGTAGGAGCGACGAGCCCCAAATCTCTCAGGCCGAGCGCGGCAAGACCGGTGCCCCAGGTGATCGCAAAAGCGAGCACGAAAAAAAGTGATAGCGGGTTCCGCAGGAGATTGGCCACAAGTGTTCATCGAGAGACATTGGTGGCTTCTCCAATGATACGGCAGACAATAAAGTTCCTTCAGATTGCGGGCGTTGGCAGATATGCATACCGGATGTCGGCCTGTAAGTACTCTTCGAACGACGGACGCCTGATGAAAGTGAGTGGTCTCCAGATCGCCCGAATCCGGCATCGAACTGTTGCGGTAGACCGCAGCCCGGGATGTGGTCGACGTCTAGAGCGGTTCCGGTTGTGTCTGAATCGAAGGGGGATTCCGATTTCGGAGGTTTTGTGATTCAAGATGCTGGCTGGAGTGGAGGCCAGCATGGGATGACGCGACCTCTTTCGAATGATCTGCGTGAACGTGTTGTTGGGGCGGTCGAGGCCGGCGAGAGCTGCCGGTCGGTGGCGGCTCGTTTCGGCGTTGCCGTCTCGTCGGCGGTGAAGTGGTCTCAGCGCTACCGTGCGAGCGGGTCTGTGGCGCCGGGCAAGATGGGCGGGCACCGCAAGCGCGTGCTGGAGCCGCACCGTGCCTTCATCGCCGAGCGGATCAGCCAGACGCCGCATCTGTCGCTGCACAAGCTGAAGGAAGAGCTGGCGGCGCGCGGCGTGAAGGTGTCGCACGATACGGTGTGGCGGTTCCTGCGCCGCGAGGGGCTTCGGTTCAAAAAACGCTGTTCGCCCTTGAGCAGGCTCGTGCCGACATCGCCCGCCGGCGGCAACGCTGGCGTTCTTGGCAGTCCGGTCTCGATCCGACACGGCTGGTGTTCATCGACGAGACCTGGATCAAGACCAACATGGCGCCGCTGCGGGGCTGGGGACCACGCGGCAAGCGCCTGCGCGGCTTTGCCCCGCACGGCCACTGGCGCACGCTGACCTTCCTCGGCGCTTTGCGCCATGACCGGCTGACGGCGCCTTGCGTCTTCGATGGACCGATCAACGGCCAGTGCTTCCGCGCCTATGTCGAGCAGCAGCTCGTGCCGGTGCTTGAACCGGGCGACATCGTCGTCATGGACATGTGTGGACGCCCCCGTTGGTGCAAGAAGAATCTTTTCGAAGAGCGCGGAGCGTGGTCAGGTGCTGACATGTGTCCGGCCTCTGATGCGGCGTTCTACATGCCGCGGGCCCGTATGGGAGTTCGCGGAGCGGGTCCAATTCAATCTCGCGTGCTCAAGGCACGTATCCATGATCTGGTTTTCCCGATCCCGTCTCGTTGACCGTTGCGCCATACTCTCCGTTCGACCTTCTCACACCATGGCAGCCCGCTCGAGGAGCGGTATAGAGCGGACTATCCTGCTATGGCCGGCGTTCGATAGGTTCCGCCTCTGGCCATCAATGCCCACACGATGCGCGCCGTCTTGTTGGCCAAGGCGACGATGACCAGCATGGGTGGCTTGCGCTCAAGCATCCGCGAAAGCCACGGATCCCCGGTCGATCCCTTCCGCATGGCCCAGCGCACGGCGGCGCTGGCCCCAATGATCAGCAGCCGTCGCAGGGTTCGCTCGCCCATTCGAGTCGTCTCGCCGAGCTTCTGCTTGCCGCCCGAAGAACGTTGCAGCGGCGTTAGTCCGAGCCATGCCGCGAAGTCTCGGCCTCTCTCGAAGGTCTGAGCGGACGGGGCCAACGCGGCAAGCGCCGTCGCGGTGACCGGTCCTATACCGGGAATGGTCATCAAGCGCCTGGCTTCCGTATCCTCTCTGGCGCGCCGAGCGACCTCTCGGTCTAGTTCGGCCACTCTCGTATCCAGCGCCCGTAACTGCTCAACGAGTAGAGACAGGATCGGGCGGGCGGCTTCGGGGATGGCGGAACCCTTATCCTCAATCGTCGCGATGAGCTTGGCCACGTGGAAGAGGCCTTGCGCAGCCACAAGTCCAAATTCCGCAAGATGGCCGCGTATTGCATTGATCGTCTGGGTCCGCTGGCGAACCACAAGATCGCGGATGCGGAACACCATTGCCGCAGCCTGCTGCTCTTCGCTCTTCACCGCCACGAACCGCATGGTCGGCCGTTGCGCAGCTTCACAGATTGCTTCGGCGTCAGCCGCATCGTTCTTCTGACGCTTCACAAATGGCTTGACGTATCCCGGAGCGATCAGCCGGACTTCGTGCCCGAGCTTCGCGATCTCCCGCGCCCAGTAATGGCTGCCGGCGCACGCTTCCATGGCAACCGTGCAGGCCGGCTGATCGACAAGAAAGCGAAGTACCTGATCGCGGCGAAGCTTCTTCCGGAACAGCACAGCTCCCGACCCATCTGCGCCGTGCGCCTGGAACACGTTCTTCGCCAGGTCCAATCCGATTGTGTTAACTTCCAACATGGACGCCTCCGTTCAAGTGATGATC is part of the Chelativorans sp. AA-79 genome and encodes:
- a CDS encoding PAS domain S-box protein, which translates into the protein MSNVEEFPVAARKLSEYEALVAAAPGALDAIPGAVYLCDHEGWLVRYNSEAAGLWGRSPSLIEKRERFCGSHRLFLIDGTPLAREDCPMATAVRTGAATRNAEVIMERPDGSRFVALVNIRALEDQNGRIQGAINCFQDISAHKAMEEEVRRKSADLEDFFENSAIGLHIVSGDGIIQRANKAELALLGYTAEEYIGRHIAEFHADAPVIGDILQKLSCGEKLDRYPARLRAKNGSFKHVLITSNSRFEEGKFVNTRCFTTDVTGLYEAESARRESESRLAATYEAATIGIAETDAEGRLLRVNDALCKMLWRSREKLLSMTFFDYTQEDDRRKDAALYERQIRGELDSYVLRKRANRSDGTTVFLDIHSSCVRDASGSFRYGVRVIQDVTEAKHMEDRIRESEQRMRDLLEALPAAIYTTDAAGRITFHNKAAVEMAGRTPQADDLWCVTWRLYNADGSSLPHNQCPMAVTLKENRPVRGVEAIAERPDGTRVPFIPYPTPLRDAQGRLVGAINMLVDITERKQAESRQKVLIAELNHRVKNTLATVQSLAGQTARHAESPEDFVHRFEARLLALSRAHDLLTKRHWEHAPLDLLAREVLMALADGAAERIVIDGPSVDLNPRAALSFTMALNELATNAVKYGALASETGTLSVVWRLHLEAGTQMLGLEWREGGGPPVRPPTRRGFGTRLIERCIERDLGGELDLAFDLAGVSCRISLPIGLANA
- a CDS encoding response regulator, translated to MTELSGLRVFLVEDEGFVALMIEDMLLDLGCEIAASVAQLTEAREIAATIEADLAVLDVNLDGRLVFPVAEILRERRIPLVFSTGYGARGLPPEFAGHPVLGKPFLMGELQKKIALALGH
- a CDS encoding AI-2E family transporter, producing the protein MQEKELDEAAAPAHERSTEPPQVIIVDKSLKALGIGTFLIILVVALYFGRDFLLPVVLAFLFALVLGPVVRSLARRGVPEWATAILLVVILSAVIASALYSLSGPVAQWIEDAPRIGREVQDRIATLRRPVDAVVEASEQVEQLAESENPEAQRVVLSEPGLISRAASGAPEVAAQIGVTLILLLFLLSSGDMFYEKLVRSLPTLSDKKRGLRIARTVEREVSRYLFTISLINVGLGAAIAASMFAIGMPNPVLWGVLAALLNFVPYLGALLGVVLVGLVALVSFDTIGPTLLAPLIYLACTTIEGQLVTPLVIGRRLEMNPVVIFLAIAFWGWLWGIVGALIAVPLLVSLKVFADHVEGLAALGEFLAGRDVPQTQEDEESKPAESS
- a CDS encoding alpha-amylase family glycosyl hydrolase, producing MPASAVREGMGAIVHDDGVAFRVWAPHADAVFVTGSFNNWSDDEVQMEAEGDGIWYADVAGAKPGDEYRFLIRNGEQNLSRIDPYARAVTSSVGNGVVVEPDDDWHDIEFQTPPWNELVIYEMHIGTFHRPSEELPGTFEDAGEKLAHLKRLGVNAVQIMPAMEFAGDFSWGYNPAHIYAVESAYGGPDGFKAFIKTAHQHGIAVILDVVYNHFGPSDLDLWQFDGWSENDKGGIYFYNDWRSETPWGETRPDYGRGEVRQFIRDNALFWLGEYHLDGLRFDMTLYIRNVRGDEADEGDTLPEGWSLLQWINGEIRERFPGRITIAEDLRNKAEITAAVEQGGAAFGAQWDSEFVHPIRQVLIAGDDEERHMATVAHALQHSYNGDPFQRVAYTESHDEVANGRARVPHEIAPDDSSHWAAQKRSTLGAALMFTAPGIPMLFQGQEFLQGEWFQDTVPLDWDQNDEFSGIVRLYRDLIRLRLNRSDVTRGLLGRNITIFRVDEERKLLAFHRSAESGPRDDVIVVASFSHAPRETYRIGFPRQGVWKLRLNTDWVGYSPDFGGFSSRDAIAEPGECDGMAWSGEIAVGPYSALIFSQDE
- a CDS encoding CPBP family intramembrane glutamic endopeptidase, producing the protein MANLLRNPLSLFFVLAFAITWGTGLAALGLRDLGLVAPTFERFDPLANLLLFIALWGPGFSGLLMGYREKGWRGMAVLVSGLFVFGTGWRWWAAAILLPLGLQVAALFIAHMLAGVSLSRFGPENWTSAAYFFVFGFLCSPLGEEIGWRGYALPRLMQRMSALAAALVLGLIWIAWHAPAFVIPVLARSILPSGVSYFEFAAMALPVTVLVTWMYLRGHSLLQPVIFHFLVLFQATSIQESAAPPLVWTSIGLFAAAALLVIGRCGWALSRGAGPTAR
- a CDS encoding IS110 family transposase, with amino-acid sequence MLEVNTIGLDLAKNVFQAHGADGSGAVLFRKKLRRDQVLRFLVDQPACTVAMEACAGSHYWAREIAKLGHEVRLIAPGYVKPFVKRQKNDAADAEAICEAAQRPTMRFVAVKSEEQQAAAMVFRIRDLVVRQRTQTINAIRGHLAEFGLVAAQGLFHVAKLIATIEDKGSAIPEAARPILSLLVEQLRALDTRVAELDREVARRAREDTEARRLMTIPGIGPVTATALAALAPSAQTFERGRDFAAWLGLTPLQRSSGGKQKLGETTRMGERTLRRLLIIGASAAVRWAMRKGSTGDPWLSRMLERKPPMLVIVALANKTARIVWALMARGGTYRTPAIAG